One genomic region from Chloracidobacterium sp. encodes:
- a CDS encoding Uma2 family endonuclease, whose product GADEEEAGVVRVGVPVVLAVEVASESRRDDYGKKREAYARRGVEVYVVVDRRRRCMVVYGRPDVVTGRYVEEKTYQEGEEVELEALGGCRLPVSEVLAGVFAEDLQRAELERLLAEQAAREAAEARAEAERQAKLEAEARAEAERQAKLEAEARAEAERRAKEALLEELTRLRAQLGLPPEA is encoded by the coding sequence GGGGGCGGATGAGGAGGAAGCCGGGGTGGTGCGGGTAGGCGTGCCGGTGGTGTTGGCGGTGGAGGTGGCGAGCGAGAGCCGGCGGGACGACTATGGGAAGAAGCGTGAGGCGTATGCGCGGCGCGGGGTGGAGGTGTACGTGGTGGTGGATCGGCGGCGGCGGTGCATGGTGGTGTACGGGCGACCGGATGTAGTGACGGGGCGGTACGTGGAGGAGAAAACCTATCAAGAGGGCGAGGAGGTGGAGTTGGAGGCGTTGGGCGGGTGTCGGTTGCCGGTGAGCGAGGTGTTGGCGGGGGTGTTTGCGGAGGATTTGCAGCGGGCGGAGCTGGAGCGGCTGTTGGCGGAGCAGGCGGCGAGGGAGGCGGCGGAGGCGCGGGCGGAAGCCGAGCGCCAAGCCAAGCTCGAAGCCGAAGCCCGCGCCGAAGCCGAGCGCCAAGCCAAGCTCGAAGCCGAAGCCCGCGCCGAAGCGGAACGGCGAGCCAAGGAAGCTTTGCTGGAAGAACTGACACGCCTGCGCGCGCAGTTGGGGTTGCCCCCGGAAGCTTGA